In Tenrec ecaudatus isolate mTenEca1 chromosome 5, mTenEca1.hap1, whole genome shotgun sequence, the following are encoded in one genomic region:
- the FABP12 gene encoding fatty acid-binding protein 12 — MVDQLQGTWKSTSCEHFEEYMKELGIGRVSRRLVSLAKPTVTLSVNGDIITIKTKSIFTHSEISFKLGEAFEETTPDGHKTKSTIILDNDSLMQTQDWNGKEITITRKLVDGKMVVDSAVNNVTCTRTYERM; from the exons ATGGTTGACCAGCTGCAAGGTACATGGAAATCCACGTCTTGTGAACATTTTGAAGAATACATGAAGGAACTAG GAATAGGAAGAGTAAGCAGGAGACTGGTCTCTTTGGCAAAGCCTACTGTGACTCTCAGCGTAAATGGAGACATTATCACCATAAAAACCAAAAGCATTTTTACACACAGTGAGATTTCCTTTAAACTGGGAGAAGCGTTTGAGGAAACCACGCCAGATGGCCATAAAACCAAG AGTACAATAATCTTAGATAATGACTCCTTGATGCAGACGCAAGACTGGAATGGAAAGGAGATCACAATAACGAGAAAGTTGGTGGATGGGAAAATGGTGGTG GACAGTGCTGTGAACAATGTTACCTGTACTCGGACATATGAGAGAATGTGA